The proteins below are encoded in one region of Anoplopoma fimbria isolate UVic2021 breed Golden Eagle Sablefish chromosome 19, Afim_UVic_2022, whole genome shotgun sequence:
- the slc6a13 gene encoding sodium- and chloride-dependent GABA transporter 2 isoform X1 yields MKGDTENMSKVEPSNGHSRPLDIVPSTEEKMTERGQWGNKIEFVLSVAGEIIGLGNVWRFPYLCYKNGGGAFFIPYLIFLFACGIPVFFLETSLGQYTSEGGVTCWRKICPLFEGVGYATQVIAGLLNIYYIVVLAWAIFYLSNSFTWDLPWASCNNTWNTDSCMAFQRGNSSINHHENTTSPVIEFWERRVLRISSGIHHIGTLNGDLVICLAVAWVICYFCIWKGVKSTGKVVYFTATFPYAMLVVLLIRGVTLPGASTGIHFYLYPDLQRLSDPQVWMDAGTQIFFSYAICLGCLTALGSYNKYNNNCYRDCLSLCFLNSGTSFIAGFAIFSILGFMSYEQNVPISEVAESGPGLAFIAYPRAVSMMPFSPLWACCFFIMIVFLGLDSQFVCVESLVTAMVDMYPSTFRRKNRRELFILGVAVVSFLLGLIMLTEGGMYIFQLFDYYAASGMCLLFVAVFETVCIAWIYGADRFYDNIEDMIGYRPSPVMKYCWLYFTPATCMGTFAFALIKYSPLKYNNEYVYPWWGNGIGWILALSSMLCIPVWIAVKLYYTPGTLKERLVLLTTPSTELPKTKQEQERLLAVFAADGDSLHQKSSPTKEGYFPVEEKESHC; encoded by the exons ATGAAAG GGGATACGGAGAATATGTCCAAAGTGGAGCCCTCCAATGGGCACAGCAGGCCCCTGGACATTGTGCCCAGTACAGAGGAGAAGATGACAGAACGCGGTCAGTGGGGCAACAAGATCGAGTTTGTTCTGTCGGTGGCTGGAGAAATCATTGGCCTGGGAAATGTCTGGCGTTTCCCTTACCTTTGTTATAAGAACGGAGGAG GGGCCTTCTTCATCCCATACCTCATCTTCCTGTTTGCTTGTGGGATCCCGGTCTTCTTCCTGGAGACGTCTCTGGGTCAGTACACCAGTGAAGGAGGCGTCACCTGCTGGAGGAAAATCTGCCCCCTGTTTGAAG GAGTGGGTTATGCCACCCAGGTGATTGCAGGCCTGCTTAACATCTACTACATCGTTGTGTTAGCCTGGGCCATCTTCTATCTGTCCAACTCCTTCACCTGGGATCTGCCCTGGGCCTCCTGCAACAACACCTGGAACACAG ATTCTTGTATGGCATTTCAGCGGGGGAATAGCTCCATCAATCACCATGAGAACACCACCTCTCCTGTCATTGAGTTCTGGGA GCGAAGAGTACTGAGAATTTCCTCAGGTATTCATCACATCGGAACTCTGAATGGGGACCTGGTTATCTGTCTAGCTGTGGCGTGGGTCATTTGCTACTTCTGCATTTGGAAGGGAGTCAAGTCTACTGGCAAG GTGGTTTACTTCACAGCCACCTTCCCTTACGCTatgctggtggtgctgctgaTCCGAGGGGTCACCCTGCCAGGAGCCTCCACTGGAATCCACTTCTACCTCTACCCCGACCTGCAACGGCTGTCTGACCCACAG GTATGGATGGATGCCGGAACTCAGATCTTCTTCTCCTATGCCATCTGCCTGGGTTGCCTCACCGCCCTGGGGAgctacaacaaatacaacaacaactgctACAG GGATTGCCTGTCACTTTGTTTCCTGAACAGTGGAACCAGTTTTATTGCAGGATTTGCCATCTTCTCCATCCTGGGCTTTATGTCCTACGAGCAGAACGTGCCCATCTCAGAGGTGGCTGAATCTG GTCCAGGTTTGGCCTTCATAGCCTATCCTCGTGCGGTGTCCATGAtgcctttctctcctctgtgggCCTGCTGCTTCTTCATCATGATCGTCTTTCTGGGACTGGACAGTcaa tttgtgtgtgtggagagccTGGTGACAGCCATGGTGGACATGTATCCCTCCACCTTCCGGCGCAAAAACCGCAGGGAGCTCTTCATCCTGGGAGTGGCTGTGGTGTCCTTCCTGTTGGGGCTCATCATGCTGACGGAG GGCGGCATGTACATCTTCCAGCTCTTTGACTACTACGCAGCCAGTGGGATGTGCCTGCTCTTCGTGGCTGTTTTCGAGACTGTTTGCATCGCTTGGATTTATG GTGCCGACCGTTTCTATGACAACATAGAGGACATGATTGGCTATCGCCCCAGCCCTGTCATGAAATACTGCTGGCTTTACTTCACCCCTGCAACATGCATG ggAACCTTTGCGTTTGCCTTGATCAAGTACTCCCCTCTCAAGTACAACAATGAATACGTATACCCGTGGTGGGGCAATGGGATAGGCTGGATCCTGGCCCTGTCCTCCATGCTGTGTATTCCTGTCTGGATAGCAGTGAAACTGTACTACACCCCGGGAACATTGAAAGAG CGCCTCGTCCTCTTGACCACGCCTTCCACCGAGTTACCGAAGACGAAGCAGGAACAGGAGAGGCTGCTGGCCGTCTTTGCAGCCGACGGAGACAGCCTCCATCAGAAGTCATCTCCCACTAAGGAAGGCTACTTCCCCGTCGAAGAAAAGGAGTCTCACTGCTAG
- the slc6a13 gene encoding sodium- and chloride-dependent GABA transporter 2 isoform X2, producing MSKVEPSNGHSRPLDIVPSTEEKMTERGQWGNKIEFVLSVAGEIIGLGNVWRFPYLCYKNGGGAFFIPYLIFLFACGIPVFFLETSLGQYTSEGGVTCWRKICPLFEGVGYATQVIAGLLNIYYIVVLAWAIFYLSNSFTWDLPWASCNNTWNTDSCMAFQRGNSSINHHENTTSPVIEFWERRVLRISSGIHHIGTLNGDLVICLAVAWVICYFCIWKGVKSTGKVVYFTATFPYAMLVVLLIRGVTLPGASTGIHFYLYPDLQRLSDPQVWMDAGTQIFFSYAICLGCLTALGSYNKYNNNCYRDCLSLCFLNSGTSFIAGFAIFSILGFMSYEQNVPISEVAESGPGLAFIAYPRAVSMMPFSPLWACCFFIMIVFLGLDSQFVCVESLVTAMVDMYPSTFRRKNRRELFILGVAVVSFLLGLIMLTEGGMYIFQLFDYYAASGMCLLFVAVFETVCIAWIYGADRFYDNIEDMIGYRPSPVMKYCWLYFTPATCMGTFAFALIKYSPLKYNNEYVYPWWGNGIGWILALSSMLCIPVWIAVKLYYTPGTLKERLVLLTTPSTELPKTKQEQERLLAVFAADGDSLHQKSSPTKEGYFPVEEKESHC from the exons ATGTCCAAAGTGGAGCCCTCCAATGGGCACAGCAGGCCCCTGGACATTGTGCCCAGTACAGAGGAGAAGATGACAGAACGCGGTCAGTGGGGCAACAAGATCGAGTTTGTTCTGTCGGTGGCTGGAGAAATCATTGGCCTGGGAAATGTCTGGCGTTTCCCTTACCTTTGTTATAAGAACGGAGGAG GGGCCTTCTTCATCCCATACCTCATCTTCCTGTTTGCTTGTGGGATCCCGGTCTTCTTCCTGGAGACGTCTCTGGGTCAGTACACCAGTGAAGGAGGCGTCACCTGCTGGAGGAAAATCTGCCCCCTGTTTGAAG GAGTGGGTTATGCCACCCAGGTGATTGCAGGCCTGCTTAACATCTACTACATCGTTGTGTTAGCCTGGGCCATCTTCTATCTGTCCAACTCCTTCACCTGGGATCTGCCCTGGGCCTCCTGCAACAACACCTGGAACACAG ATTCTTGTATGGCATTTCAGCGGGGGAATAGCTCCATCAATCACCATGAGAACACCACCTCTCCTGTCATTGAGTTCTGGGA GCGAAGAGTACTGAGAATTTCCTCAGGTATTCATCACATCGGAACTCTGAATGGGGACCTGGTTATCTGTCTAGCTGTGGCGTGGGTCATTTGCTACTTCTGCATTTGGAAGGGAGTCAAGTCTACTGGCAAG GTGGTTTACTTCACAGCCACCTTCCCTTACGCTatgctggtggtgctgctgaTCCGAGGGGTCACCCTGCCAGGAGCCTCCACTGGAATCCACTTCTACCTCTACCCCGACCTGCAACGGCTGTCTGACCCACAG GTATGGATGGATGCCGGAACTCAGATCTTCTTCTCCTATGCCATCTGCCTGGGTTGCCTCACCGCCCTGGGGAgctacaacaaatacaacaacaactgctACAG GGATTGCCTGTCACTTTGTTTCCTGAACAGTGGAACCAGTTTTATTGCAGGATTTGCCATCTTCTCCATCCTGGGCTTTATGTCCTACGAGCAGAACGTGCCCATCTCAGAGGTGGCTGAATCTG GTCCAGGTTTGGCCTTCATAGCCTATCCTCGTGCGGTGTCCATGAtgcctttctctcctctgtgggCCTGCTGCTTCTTCATCATGATCGTCTTTCTGGGACTGGACAGTcaa tttgtgtgtgtggagagccTGGTGACAGCCATGGTGGACATGTATCCCTCCACCTTCCGGCGCAAAAACCGCAGGGAGCTCTTCATCCTGGGAGTGGCTGTGGTGTCCTTCCTGTTGGGGCTCATCATGCTGACGGAG GGCGGCATGTACATCTTCCAGCTCTTTGACTACTACGCAGCCAGTGGGATGTGCCTGCTCTTCGTGGCTGTTTTCGAGACTGTTTGCATCGCTTGGATTTATG GTGCCGACCGTTTCTATGACAACATAGAGGACATGATTGGCTATCGCCCCAGCCCTGTCATGAAATACTGCTGGCTTTACTTCACCCCTGCAACATGCATG ggAACCTTTGCGTTTGCCTTGATCAAGTACTCCCCTCTCAAGTACAACAATGAATACGTATACCCGTGGTGGGGCAATGGGATAGGCTGGATCCTGGCCCTGTCCTCCATGCTGTGTATTCCTGTCTGGATAGCAGTGAAACTGTACTACACCCCGGGAACATTGAAAGAG CGCCTCGTCCTCTTGACCACGCCTTCCACCGAGTTACCGAAGACGAAGCAGGAACAGGAGAGGCTGCTGGCCGTCTTTGCAGCCGACGGAGACAGCCTCCATCAGAAGTCATCTCCCACTAAGGAAGGCTACTTCCCCGTCGAAGAAAAGGAGTCTCACTGCTAG